In Acidobacteriota bacterium, the following proteins share a genomic window:
- a CDS encoding tetratricopeptide repeat protein, producing MAKARWLPATFLVLACCMPRLAAHLVASTHETLDGKFQAAVKYYNSGQYPQAVNELESLVDQLPSNFEVHELLGLAYAAESKDAEARGHFEKAVFLKPNSSAARANLAVNLSRLGERDQAEAQFKKAIEVSPADYEANHEFGEFYAHAGKIAAAVPYLEKAQRARPDAYGNGYDLALAWEKTGQFDAARRQLQDLIRRQETADLHNLLGDVQEKSGNYVASAKEYERATQMDPSESNFFDWGAEFLLHHTWNAAVEVFSQGARRYPNSSALAVGLGMSYYWSGEFKSAVKALMRATDLAPADPHPYYFLSKAYRRAPGETPEVIARFRRLESLRPNDPQAVYYCAVSLWKGNEMKRSGAGHGQVEELLKKAVRLDPSFADAHLELGNFYYQGHRYAEAVPEFQQALQLDPGLTNAYYSLGQAYVRLGKKDLAEKEFAAHQKLYNRHLAEDDREREQIRQFVLSMEGGENSIQRAGRRP from the coding sequence ATGGCAAAAGCTCGCTGGCTTCCGGCCACCTTTTTGGTTTTGGCGTGCTGCATGCCTCGGTTGGCGGCCCATCTGGTTGCGAGTACCCATGAAACCCTGGATGGCAAGTTCCAGGCGGCTGTCAAATACTATAACTCCGGTCAATATCCGCAGGCAGTGAACGAGTTGGAAAGCCTGGTAGATCAGCTTCCTTCAAACTTTGAAGTTCACGAACTGCTCGGCCTTGCTTATGCTGCCGAATCTAAAGACGCGGAGGCCCGTGGGCACTTTGAAAAGGCTGTCTTCTTGAAGCCGAATTCCTCCGCCGCCCGGGCCAACCTGGCAGTGAACCTTTCGCGGCTGGGAGAAAGGGACCAAGCCGAGGCGCAGTTTAAGAAGGCGATTGAGGTCTCGCCGGCGGATTACGAGGCCAATCACGAGTTTGGAGAGTTCTATGCCCATGCGGGCAAAATCGCCGCCGCAGTCCCTTACCTGGAAAAGGCACAGCGAGCGCGGCCCGATGCTTATGGAAACGGATACGATCTGGCGCTCGCCTGGGAAAAGACAGGACAATTCGATGCGGCGCGGCGCCAGCTCCAGGACCTGATCCGGAGACAAGAAACAGCCGATTTACACAACCTGCTGGGGGACGTTCAGGAGAAGAGCGGCAACTACGTGGCCTCGGCCAAGGAATATGAGCGCGCCACTCAAATGGACCCAAGCGAATCGAATTTCTTCGATTGGGGAGCTGAGTTTCTGCTCCACCATACCTGGAATGCTGCCGTCGAGGTTTTCTCGCAGGGAGCGCGCCGTTATCCGAATTCCTCGGCTCTCGCAGTCGGGCTGGGAATGTCCTATTACTGGAGCGGTGAATTCAAATCTGCCGTGAAGGCCCTGATGCGCGCCACTGATCTTGCTCCGGCGGATCCTCACCCCTATTATTTTCTCAGCAAAGCCTACAGACGAGCTCCGGGCGAAACCCCCGAGGTGATTGCCAGGTTTCGGCGGCTTGAAAGCCTCCGCCCAAACGATCCACAGGCAGTCTATTACTGCGCGGTGAGTCTGTGGAAAGGCAACGAAATGAAGCGCTCGGGCGCCGGCCATGGCCAGGTCGAAGAGTTGCTTAAGAAAGCTGTGCGACTTGACCCTTCTTTTGCAGATGCGCATCTTGAACTCGGCAACTTCTATTATCAGGGGCACCGGTATGCCGAGGCAGTTCCCGAATTCCAACAGGCTCTCCAGCTTGACCCAGGCCTTACTAATGCATACTACAGCCTGGGCCAGGCGTACGTCCGTCTGGGCAAGAAAGATCTGGCGGAAAAGGAGTTTGCAGCCCATCAGAAGTTGTACAATCGCCATTTGGCTGAAGATGATCGCGAGCGTGAACAGATTCGCCAGTTCGTGTTATCGATGGAAGGCGGAGAAAACAGTATTCAGCGCGCTGGGCGTAGACCTTGA
- a CDS encoding DUF362 domain-containing protein encodes MRFNRRDCLKAMGSGLAAASMKSVPMAAHSVSKTDSSKLRMPGFYPGRVVSVENPAVLMSSQYQAGAVQHIMRRGMVELTGTDSWTDAWRLFFEPGDVVGIKLNPVGQPLVKSDATVVREIIAGLNAAGVQNKDIVVYDRYRDQFFEAGYDKWLPEGVRTSYAADHFEPIQLGMDGYDPDHYLDMALTLPGYDIDDVRARRSFAARFITRQVNKLVNVPVLKDHQSAGVTLALKNLSHGLVNNVSRSHSSSTLNACNTFIPAVVSLPVIRNKAVLHILDGVKGLYDGGPGARPQFVWEHRTIYFATDPVALDHIGWEVIDAKRASVGMKKIFESTPDKFSTFGHRQPEHVEIAGALGLGVWDRAKIDLRQLKV; translated from the coding sequence ATGCGATTTAACCGGCGCGATTGTTTAAAGGCGATGGGGTCTGGACTGGCGGCCGCCAGCATGAAATCGGTGCCCATGGCTGCGCATTCGGTGTCGAAAACCGATTCCAGCAAGCTCCGAATGCCGGGGTTTTATCCGGGCCGAGTGGTTTCCGTGGAGAACCCTGCAGTTCTGATGTCAAGTCAGTACCAGGCAGGAGCGGTACAACACATCATGCGGCGCGGCATGGTGGAATTGACGGGCACAGACTCCTGGACCGATGCCTGGCGGCTTTTCTTTGAGCCTGGGGATGTTGTCGGAATCAAGCTCAACCCGGTGGGCCAGCCGCTGGTGAAGTCGGACGCGACTGTGGTCCGAGAGATCATCGCAGGCCTCAATGCTGCAGGTGTGCAGAATAAGGACATTGTTGTTTACGACCGTTACCGGGATCAGTTCTTCGAAGCAGGATACGACAAGTGGCTGCCCGAGGGCGTTCGCACATCCTACGCGGCCGACCACTTCGAGCCCATCCAGCTTGGGATGGACGGCTATGACCCGGACCATTACCTGGACATGGCATTGACTCTGCCGGGCTACGACATCGACGACGTCAGAGCGCGGCGATCTTTCGCGGCGCGCTTCATCACGCGCCAGGTGAATAAACTGGTCAATGTTCCCGTACTCAAGGACCACCAGTCGGCAGGAGTCACACTTGCTCTTAAGAACCTCTCCCATGGCCTGGTAAACAACGTCAGCCGCAGCCATTCCTCCTCCACCCTGAATGCCTGCAACACCTTTATTCCGGCGGTTGTATCATTGCCTGTTATCCGGAACAAGGCCGTCCTTCACATTCTGGATGGCGTCAAAGGCTTATATGACGGCGGACCTGGTGCACGGCCGCAGTTCGTATGGGAGCATCGCACGATCTATTTCGCCACAGACCCCGTGGCGCTCGACCATATAGGCTGGGAGGTGATCGACGCCAAGAGGGCCTCGGTGGGGATGAAAAAGATCTTTGAATCAACGCCCGACAAATTCAGTACCTTCGGACATCGGCAGCCCGAACACGTCGAGATCGCAGGCGCTCTCGGGTTGGGTGTTTGGGACCGCGCGAAAATCGATTTACGGCAGTTGAAGGTGTAA
- a CDS encoding anaerobic sulfatase-maturation protein, with translation MSQSPHGTLAERPEPGQPDLPAFHIMTKPMGPICNLDCRYCFYLEKENMYPGQSSWAMPEDVLETYVRDYIRSQNVPQVSFAWQGGEPTLLGVEYFEKAVELQKKYAEGKRIENAFQTNGVLLDDQWGEFLSKNQFLVGLSIDGPQKLHDHYRVDKGGQPTFKRVMRGLGFLKKHGVEFNTLTVIQRHNSHHPLEVYRFLRENGSGFMQFIPIVERIAKSPNPDGLVLISPESAESARVSEWSVEPVQYGKFLCAIFDEWVRNDVGRCFVQMFDVALESWMGYPASLCVFRETCGSAMAIEHNGDLYSCDHFVYPENRLGNIMETPLSALANSAQQRKFGQDKHDTLPRYCRECEVHFACNGECPKHRFIRTPDGEEGLNYLCAGYKKFFNHVDPYMRFMAEELQQRRAPANVMEWLRMREKETSGKELPGRNGPCPCGSGKKFKKCCGSTAGGA, from the coding sequence ATGTCTCAATCACCTCACGGCACCCTTGCGGAAAGGCCGGAACCAGGGCAACCAGACCTACCGGCATTTCACATCATGACAAAGCCCATGGGGCCCATTTGCAACCTGGATTGCCGTTACTGTTTCTATCTCGAAAAAGAAAATATGTATCCGGGACAATCCAGCTGGGCCATGCCCGAAGACGTTCTCGAAACCTACGTCCGTGACTACATCCGGTCACAGAACGTGCCGCAGGTTTCTTTTGCCTGGCAGGGAGGTGAACCCACCCTGCTGGGCGTTGAGTATTTTGAGAAAGCCGTCGAGCTGCAGAAGAAGTACGCTGAAGGAAAGAGGATCGAAAACGCTTTCCAGACCAACGGTGTTCTGCTGGATGATCAGTGGGGCGAGTTCCTATCGAAAAATCAATTCCTGGTGGGTCTTTCAATCGACGGGCCGCAAAAACTTCACGATCACTATCGCGTGGATAAGGGAGGCCAGCCGACCTTTAAACGCGTGATGCGCGGCCTGGGATTCCTGAAAAAGCACGGCGTGGAGTTCAACACGCTGACGGTAATCCAGCGCCACAATTCGCATCATCCGCTGGAAGTCTATCGCTTTCTGAGGGAAAACGGCAGCGGCTTCATGCAGTTTATTCCCATAGTGGAAAGGATCGCCAAGTCGCCGAATCCGGATGGCCTGGTGCTGATCAGCCCCGAATCGGCGGAGTCCGCCCGAGTTTCTGAGTGGTCTGTGGAGCCGGTCCAGTATGGGAAATTTCTGTGCGCCATTTTTGACGAATGGGTCCGTAACGATGTGGGACGCTGCTTTGTCCAGATGTTCGACGTGGCGCTTGAAAGCTGGATGGGCTACCCGGCCAGCCTCTGCGTTTTTCGCGAGACCTGCGGATCAGCTATGGCCATTGAGCATAACGGCGATCTCTATTCCTGCGACCACTTTGTTTACCCGGAAAACAGGCTGGGCAATATCATGGAGACTCCTCTCAGCGCGCTCGCCAATTCCGCCCAACAGCGAAAATTCGGGCAGGACAAGCACGACACACTGCCGCGGTATTGCCGGGAATGTGAGGTGCACTTTGCCTGCAATGGCGAGTGCCCCAAACACCGTTTTATCCGGACACCGGACGGAGAGGAAGGCCTCAATTACCTTTGTGCTGGATACAAAAAGTTTTTCAACCACGTCGATCCGTACATGAGGTTCATGGCCGAGGAACTCCAGCAGCGCAGAGCGCCCGCCAACGTGATGGAGTGGCTCCGGATGCGCGAGAAGGAAACGTCTGGCAAGGAACTGCCTGGAAGAAACGGTCCCTGCCCTTGCGGCAGCGGCAAGAAATTTAAAAAGTGTTGCGGATCGACCGCCGGAGGCGCCTGA
- a CDS encoding glycosyltransferase family 2 protein, with the protein MISVVIPTYKEADSIQDVIRRSGKALAESGEEYELVVVDDNSGDGTAELAEELSNEFHVRVLRRTGRLGLATAVVDGWKLARGDLLGVIDADLQHPPEILVALANALRQSSADLAVASRYVAGGGTSDWEFVRRVISGGATHLAASVLPLKLSAVSDPMSGMFVLQAAAISGVELSPLGYKILLEVLARGRIEHIVEVPYQFEERTRGASKLGARQYGEYLAHLLRLALATGQFRAWVLYGLVGLTGAVLDIGLIYWMAELAGGSILWVVPVAVEVALLWNFLWNQRVTFARRLRSISGGGGIASRLWRYQKVCLPGAIINIILTLGLASQGAWLLLAAAAGVILDGIVNLAFNVPSIWKIWGPRTTTSSGGVGNQ; encoded by the coding sequence ATGATTTCCGTGGTCATTCCAACCTATAAAGAGGCGGACTCCATCCAGGATGTCATCCGCCGCTCCGGCAAAGCCCTGGCAGAGTCTGGGGAAGAATATGAGCTGGTCGTCGTTGACGACAACAGCGGCGATGGCACCGCTGAACTGGCCGAAGAATTGAGCAACGAGTTCCACGTACGTGTGCTTCGCCGCACTGGGCGCCTGGGGCTCGCCACGGCGGTGGTGGATGGCTGGAAGCTCGCTCGGGGCGACTTGCTGGGTGTGATCGACGCAGACCTCCAGCACCCGCCGGAGATTCTTGTGGCCTTGGCGAATGCTCTGCGCCAGTCTAGCGCTGACCTGGCCGTCGCCAGCCGTTACGTCGCGGGCGGTGGCACGTCAGATTGGGAGTTCGTCCGCCGGGTGATTTCTGGCGGTGCCACTCACCTGGCGGCGTCAGTCCTTCCGCTCAAGCTTTCGGCGGTCAGCGACCCCATGTCAGGCATGTTCGTTTTGCAGGCCGCGGCGATTTCGGGCGTGGAACTTTCGCCGCTGGGTTATAAAATCCTGCTTGAAGTCCTGGCCAGGGGCCGGATCGAACACATTGTGGAAGTACCCTACCAGTTCGAGGAACGAACCCGAGGCGCTTCCAAACTTGGCGCTCGCCAGTACGGGGAGTACCTCGCCCATCTTTTGCGCCTCGCTCTTGCTACGGGGCAGTTCCGCGCATGGGTCTTGTACGGCCTTGTGGGCCTCACTGGAGCCGTATTGGATATTGGCTTGATTTATTGGATGGCCGAACTTGCCGGGGGCAGCATCCTCTGGGTTGTTCCTGTGGCCGTTGAAGTTGCCTTGCTGTGGAACTTCCTCTGGAACCAGAGAGTTACCTTCGCGCGCCGCCTCCGCAGCATTTCCGGAGGGGGAGGAATCGCTTCCCGCCTGTGGCGTTACCAGAAAGTGTGCCTGCCCGGCGCCATCATAAACATCATCCTTACGCTAGGTCTCGCCTCACAAGGGGCGTGGTTGCTTCTGGCAGCAGCGGCAGGAGTGATTCTCGACGGCATTGTTAATCTCGCCTTCAATGTTCCCTCCATCTGGAAAATCTGGGGCCCGCGGACTACCACCTCCAGCGGCGGGGTTGGAAATCAGTAA